CCGCGGATCGTCCATCTCGTCGCCGAACTGCCCCGCAACGCGCTCGGCAAGGTGCAGAAACACCGACTCGGCGCCGAGACCTAGACGTATCCTTCCCGACATGTCGAGCACCTTCGGGACCCTCTTCCGCGTCGCCACCTGGGGTGAGTCGCACGGTGGTGGCGTGGGAGTCGTCGTCGACGGCTGCCCTCCCCGCCTCCCGCTGAACACCGAAGAGATCCAACACGACCTGGACCGGCGACGCCCCGGCCAGAGCCGCCTCGTCACCCAGCGCAACGAGGCCGACACCGTCGAGATCCTCTCGGGCGTCTTCGAGGGACGCACACTGGGCACTCCGATCGGGATGCTCGTCCGCAACGCCGACGCACGCCCCGCCGCCTATGACCACCTCGCCGACGTCTACCGGCCGAGCCACGCCGATTGGACCACGGACGCGAAGTACGGGATCCGCAACCACCGCGGTGGGGGACGCGCCTCAGCTCGCGAGACGATCGGCCGGGTTGCCGCCGGCGCCATCGCTCGCAAGCTCCTCCGTGTGCTGGAGAGTGTGGAGGTGCTCGGCTGGGTCAGCAGCGTCCGGGACATCAGTGCCACAGTCGATCCAGCCACCGTGACACTCGACCGGGTCGAGAGTGACCCGACCCGCTGCCCCGATCCCGCCGCAGCCGAGGCGATGACCGCCGCCATCGAACAGGCGCGGCGCGACAAGGACTCGCTCGGTGGAATCGTGACCTGCATCGCCCGCGGAGTTCCCGCCGGGCTCGGCGAACCCGTCTTCGACAAGCTCGACGCCGATCTCGCGAAGGCGATGCTGTCGCTCCCGGCCGCGAAGGGGTTCGAGATCGGCTCCGGTTTCGGTGGGACGCTGATGAGCGGAAGCGAACACAACGACGCCTTCGAACCCGGTCCCGGCGGTGCTCCGATCACATCCACCAACCGTTCCGGCGGAGTGCAGGGAGGGATCTCCAACGGCGAGGACATCGCCATCCGGGTCGCGTTCAAGCCCACCGCGACGATCGGCTCTCCCCAGAAGACCGTCGATTCCGCGGGAAACCCCGTCGAACTCGAGGCCAAGGGCCGCCACGACCCCTGTGTGCTGCCCAGAGCGGTGCCGATGGTCGAGGCGATGGTGGCGCTCGTACTCGCCGATCACCTGTTGCGCCAGAAGTCGCTCGACGTCCTCGACTAGTCCGACTGTCTCAGCTGACCGACTCAGCTGACCTACTCAGCTGACCGACTCAGCTGACAAAGGGCGTGTCGACCACGGTCCCGAGCTCGAGACGCCCCCGGATGTCGACGGCGACCGCGGCGCCGGAGACCACCCCGGGTGGCACGAACGCCAAGGCGATACCCACCCCCAGCGTCGGGGACTGGTTCCCCGACGTAACGACCCCGACGATCTGACCGTCGACCAGCACGGGGTTGTCGTGACGCGGTGGCCGCCGGCCATCCATCCTTATCCCGACGAGATGGCGTGCCGGTCCCGCGTCGCGTTCAGCCACCAGTGCCGCCCTGCCGGGAAAGTCGCCCTTGTCGAACGCCACGACCCACGAGAGCCCGGCTTGCAACGGGGTGATCCCCGCACCGAGTTCGTGGCCGTGGAGCGGAAGCCCGGCCTCGAGGCGGAGGGTGTCACGCGCCCCGAGGCCCGCCGGCACTGCCCCTGCCCCCACGAGGCGATCCCACAACTCGCCCGCCGCGTCCACCGGGATGGCCATTTCCAGCCCGTCCTCGCCCGTGTACCCCGTCCCTGCCACGGTGACGGCCACGCCGTCGATGTCGACGGAGGCGACCCGGAACCGACCGACCTCGGCGGCCGCCGGGGAGACCTTCGCGACCGACGACCGCGCGTCGGGCCCTTGGACGGCGAGCACGGCGCGGGTGGCGGTCACGTCGTCTCCGCCGAGCGCCGCGACGACTCGGTCCGTGTTCGAGGCGTTCGGCATGACGGAGAACTCGTCGTCGCCCGTCCACCACACGATCAGGTCGTCGAGAACCGAGCCGTCGTCCGCGAGAAGATGGGTGTACTGGGCCCGCCCGATACTGATCTTGGCGAGATCGTTCGTGAGCGTCGCCTGAAGTCGCTCACGTGCGCCGGGACCACGCACCGAGACCGTACCGAGGTGTGAGACGTCGAAGAGAGCGACGGATTCGCGGCACGCCGCGTGCTCGGCGAGGGTTCCGGTGCCGTACGCGACCGGCATCTCCCATCCGCCGAAGTCGACGAGCTTCGCGTCTGCAGCGACGTGGCGGTCGTGAAGCGGGGATCTACGAAGCGTCATCTGTGCAGATCAGGACGGGCGAACCCGATCGCATCACCGAGATCGCCGAGGTCCATCAGCGTGTCGCCCTGCTCGATGGCGGGAACGATCTCACCTGTGCCTTCGAACTGGGAGGGTTCCTCGAGCCCG
The DNA window shown above is from Acidimicrobiales bacterium and carries:
- the aroC gene encoding chorismate synthase, with protein sequence MSSTFGTLFRVATWGESHGGGVGVVVDGCPPRLPLNTEEIQHDLDRRRPGQSRLVTQRNEADTVEILSGVFEGRTLGTPIGMLVRNADARPAAYDHLADVYRPSHADWTTDAKYGIRNHRGGGRASARETIGRVAAGAIARKLLRVLESVEVLGWVSSVRDISATVDPATVTLDRVESDPTRCPDPAAAEAMTAAIEQARRDKDSLGGIVTCIARGVPAGLGEPVFDKLDADLAKAMLSLPAAKGFEIGSGFGGTLMSGSEHNDAFEPGPGGAPITSTNRSGGVQGGISNGEDIAIRVAFKPTATIGSPQKTVDSAGNPVELEAKGRHDPCVLPRAVPMVEAMVALVLADHLLRQKSLDVLD
- the gcvT gene encoding glycine cleavage system aminomethyltransferase GcvT, which encodes MTLRRSPLHDRHVAADAKLVDFGGWEMPVAYGTGTLAEHAACRESVALFDVSHLGTVSVRGPGARERLQATLTNDLAKISIGRAQYTHLLADDGSVLDDLIVWWTGDDEFSVMPNASNTDRVVAALGGDDVTATRAVLAVQGPDARSSVAKVSPAAAEVGRFRVASVDIDGVAVTVAGTGYTGEDGLEMAIPVDAAGELWDRLVGAGAVPAGLGARDTLRLEAGLPLHGHELGAGITPLQAGLSWVVAFDKGDFPGRAALVAERDAGPARHLVGIRMDGRRPPRHDNPVLVDGQIVGVVTSGNQSPTLGVGIALAFVPPGVVSGAAVAVDIRGRLELGTVVDTPFVS